A segment of the Deltaproteobacteria bacterium genome:
AATTTTGTCCTTCTTTTTTTGGCTCTTTCCCTCCATGATACTCCCATGCGTTTTTTGAAATCCATGGAAAGGTCAGCCCGCCCTGCTTATGGGATTATTGTTCAGTTTCCTTTCTATGCCGGAATTCAAGGAATGCTGTCGTCATCGGGGCTGGCGACCATCCTATTTCAGTGGCTCGTGGCAACTTCTTCGGCAGCGACTTATCCTCTCTGGGTTTACCTCGATGCGGCTGTGGTCAATCTTTTCGTGCCGACATCAGAAGGTATCTGGGAAATTCAGGGTTCACTGGTTATAAAAACGGCCCAAGGGCTAAGCGCAAGCATTCCCCGAGCGATCAGCGCTTTTACTGCCGGGGAGATCATTGGGAATCTCATTCAACCCTTTTGGGCTATCCCTTTGCTGGGAATTTGCGGTCTTTCCATGCGCGATATTATGGGCTATTGTCTTTTGGCTTTTATCCTCCTTTCTTTGCTCTGGATTCTCGGCGTAACCTTTTTACCATTATAAAAAAAAGCATAGCGCCTAGAGTAAAAAAATGCTCGGCTAAAGTTTTTCATCGATCTGCCCTATGCGCTAAGCGCAATACGTTCTTTATCGGAGGGAGCCAAATGGCTGAGATTACCGGGAGAGATAGGATTCGGGCTTGTATGAAGCGGTCGATCGCGGACCGAATTCCTGTTGGTTTAATTTTGGGCCCTTTCAAGGCGCGGGTGCTGGGATGCTCTTTAAAAGATTATTGGACCGACGGAAAAAAATTGGCCGAAGCCACGGTGGCCTGTTATGAACTTTTCCAACACGATAGCTTGGATATCTCCTGGGATATCGTCATGGAAGCAGAAACGGCAGGGGCACCTTTAGAATTTCCCGACGACAGCGTGCCGCGGGTGCAGCATTATATTCTTTCGCGAAAATCCGCTTTGGCTTCGTTAAGGCTTCCCGATCCTGATTGCAGTGGCAGATTTCCCCTATATATAGAAGCCTGTCGGACAATAGCCAACACCCTGCAAGGACCTTCCTTATCGGGAACGATCACCGGGCCGTGGACCATCGCTGCCGGCCTGAGGGGGGCACAGGAATTGATTTACGACACAGCAGATGATCCCTCTTTTGTAGAAGACTTGATGAAGTTTACCACCGAGGTTACAAAAATACTCGGCTCACGGGTCATCGGAACGGGTCTTTCCTTGACGATGGGGGAGGCTGCTTCTTCCTGCAGCCTGATCTCCCCGGCGATTTACCGACGGTTCATCAAGCCGTGTCATCAAGAAATCGTTCAATTTTTCCGGGAGAGAAAAGCGGGCTTATCCTTGCACGTCTGCGGTTACATTGACCCCATCATGGAAGACCTGGTTGATTTGGGTATCGTCGCCTTGAGTTTAGACAGCCCTTCATCTTTAAGAAGAATGGTGGAAGTTTCCCATAAGAAGATCATATTGGTGGGAAACGTGGC
Coding sequences within it:
- a CDS encoding uroporphyrinogen decarboxylase family protein, with the protein product MAEITGRDRIRACMKRSIADRIPVGLILGPFKARVLGCSLKDYWTDGKKLAEATVACYELFQHDSLDISWDIVMEAETAGAPLEFPDDSVPRVQHYILSRKSALASLRLPDPDCSGRFPLYIEACRTIANTLQGPSLSGTITGPWTIAAGLRGAQELIYDTADDPSFVEDLMKFTTEVTKILGSRVIGTGLSLTMGEAASSCSLISPAIYRRFIKPCHQEIVQFFRERKAGLSLHVCGYIDPIMEDLVDLGIVALSLDSPSSLRRMVEVSHKKIILVGNVATSLFVNGTREEIESSVQECIRVAAAGGAYIVSSGCELPYNATREKVQFFIQAAREYGKAERI